The Dermacentor variabilis isolate Ectoservices chromosome 4, ASM5094787v1, whole genome shotgun sequence genome contains the following window.
GGTCGGGTTTCGGGATGAAACAACGTTAGGTACAACGTGCAGAAAACTGATGCAGCTGCATGAGTAGTCAGCGGCACAATAATAAGAGCCAACTATTATTGCTTAATATATTTAGCTGAATACAATGTGAGCAGATTGCGTTGCGATATACTTGCATACAGCGAACAGTTTCTGTCTAATGTTGCATTTTCCTGCTTGTTTATATTTCCGCATTTCTGAACGTTTAGTCTACGATGATGCGGTAACTTGGCCGATTATATTGAAGGCAAGTGATCTTAATTACAATAGCTCCTTGTACTGCTCCCCTCGTTACTGTCACGAGggcgttctttttgtttttcaactcTCTTTCAGCTCCGAGGTCATTTTGCAAATGGCAGACAGGATGCTTCAAGACGGGTATCTGGATGTCGGCTACGAGTACCTGATCATTGAAGACTGCTGGAGCAACTCGACGAGTGACGAAGATGGAAGATTGTTTGGTGATACACGACGCTGCCCGGCAGGCATGAATAAGCTCGCTCAAAAGGTCTGTCTAATTTGCCTTGTGCTGTACTAATTTGGTCAATAATTACCGGTTGCTACTGTACTTTGGCTCAGTTAACAAGCCCAAGTGGTCTTTCTTGTCGCGTGCACAGTGTGTTGTTCTCATCACAACGTCCTTTACTATCGTGTCAAAAAGATTGCGAGGAAGGCATACCAAACCACAAATGGCACAATAGGGTCTGATCACGTCGTTGTAACTAATGCGGTAGATGTAGCTGCAGATCCGGGAAATATAACTATTgtaaacgacacatggtgaaaacgttcgagtcccacagggacaatgtacattcacgggacatcgaGCGCAGCCCAGCCACAGCGTCAGTTCCCAAAAGCGGAATCAAAACACATTCACTGATTTTATGTGCAAACCAGCGGCTACATCGGCGGGGTCATTTCCGCTGATATCGCAGTGTCCCGGACACCACTGAAAAATTATGTCATGTCCCTCATCATGGCTGCGATTGTAGGTCTGTCGAATCTCCGGGACCATGGAGTTATTCCTTGGGCCCTTTTCGCATTGCGCTTTGTATGCCTTAAACGGCTGCCTCAGTCGCAGAAGACTGTCGATTGTTGCGGTGGCTCCTGACTAGTAAATTCACGGGCAGCATGGAGTGCAGCAAGctttgcacccgtcgatgtgtaTATACGTGACGTCTTCAACCTGACTTCTCTACATTTCGCCGGTATGATGATTACAACCGCAGACATCTTATGCGCACGTCATACGACGACACTAAGAGTAATTACAATGTGTAGCGCCTAAATCCTTTCGTCTGTATTACGTGTGCTGTCTGCCGTATAATGGTTTCTCATTAAAAAAGGTTTGCATATGAAAGACAGGGTTTCTTGAACAGGTGGCTCCGACAGCATATATAACAGTTtgcgcccgaaaaaaaaaagtttcagaaGCGTATGCGGAGATCGATAGGAAGGCTTGGCAACAACGGACGTAAGGGTCATTCATTGTAATGTGTAGCACAGAAATCCTTTCGTCTGTGTTACATGTGTTGTCTGTCACATAGCCGTTTCTTGTGAAAAGGATTACACTAGAAAAATAGAGGGTATCGCTTGAACAAACGGCTCCGACATCATGTGTAACGAATTGAAAGGTACGTCCAGCTCACATCTGTCTGCCCATTGTAGGTCGTGTTAGCTCAAGCCTTGATGTGAGCTCACACGTAGCCAACTAGACACCAAGATCGGGGGATTGCGGAAGCATTGTGCGTCAGTGGAAACTGCGATATTTGCCTATCAGCGTTggctatttttttcttctgattgTGAAATATTTTCGTTGGAGGACGCCTTGCATTGAGTATATGCGCGCGTAGGATagtattttgtattttttctctgtttctgtTAAACTGGTATTTAGTCCGCGCTTGTCCTGCCCCATTATTCTGTTTGATTACGTGTCCTGTTGCACTGCAATCAAATTgaaataatttatcatttattttagAGGCTCGACCAAACCGATCTCGTTTGGGCGTCGTCCCATAATCTGGCGCATGATGACAACGCTGCGATTATAACGATGGGCGCAGACGGAAGTTCAAATGAACGGGCGCTTATTTTTGTCGCACGCCTAAGCGCGCATCCTTAGTAGATAACTTTTGGGTATACAAATACTTTTTCGTGGCGTGATTCTCGGCACAATGCCTCATAGAGCGAAGGGAATCCTGGTAATAGTTCCCCCAACACAAATTAAAGCATGATTCTTCAGAAACTAGATTAGTGGCTTAGCGTTACGTCATCAGACGAAAACAAATGTGCACATGCTGTGTAGAGCGGTGGAAAGCTATCGCTAACAATTACGCGTTGGGAATTATTCAACGCAAAACCCTAAGATTTATCGTTTTCGAAACTCCGCTGCGAACAAAGGAGGCGAATTGTCGTATAGGTTCAAGATGATGGACTGGTGGCGTAGTTGGTACTGCATATAATTTGTGGTAAAGCGCAATAACCACGTAGGACAACACAAGGGTTGTCCTTGTCCAACAGAAGTTGTCTTTCTGTTGTCCTACGTACTTTATTGCGCTttcgaggccgcgggatcgaatcccggccatggcggccgcattttaatggaggcgaaatgcgaaaacacccgtgtacttatatttaggtgcacgttaaagatgcccaggtgttcgaaatttccggagtcctccactacggcgtgcctcataatcagaaagtggttttggcacgcaaaaccccataattaaattttttttattgcgctttgcctcaaggtATGTCGTACACATGTATAGTTGAACGCTTTCACCAATGAACGACAAGATGAAACTTTGTTTCGATACATCGACGGCTACCACCTGCTCAAAACATGCTCGAAATAGGATGATCCCACCGAAAAGGGGTTCTGGCTATAGATAGGGTACGCTAGCTAACGTTAGCTAAGCTGCACAACTAAAAATAagattgaaaaaaacaaaacacggtGTAAGATAGAAACTTAATACCTGTGGTGTTGAGTCGACAAACCTCCGATAACTGAACACTGTCGTTTTTATAactgtatcttgcaccgtgtttttttaAAATCATTTGTTTCGTTGAAtaccttggctaacgttagctgggacacatggtAGAATGACCATATTCTTGATGTTTTTGGCTTATTGCTTATTCTTATACATCTTTAGGGTGCTCGAAGgcatttgtatttatttatttacgtatttttttatttacttatttacttatttatttatttacttacttattttttatttacttatgtgTGTTTTTATTTCCCATAAATCGTGCCGGTTTGCAATCCTTGAGCCTTCGTCGAAAACATTCCCGCttatcactatttcataaaattttccaccattcctcacttcgtgatgatttctttcagtcaccgccgattatatttcctcgccgcgatcaccctaacaaagtgaaacgcattttgtgtcggtcattaactttcgctcaatccttcgtaccacgcactatcatcgattggaacgatttaccctcatacatagccatggaaactgacatagccaaatttaaggaaacaatttgCACTACTGTGAGAAGCTGTTAAAATGTTGTGTTTCCTTATTAAGTGTGTTTCCCTGATAATTTTTATGCTTTGTGACTTGCTGCTTGCTCCTGACGTTTCTATGtaacgttttttcttttttttctttttttttgtttcttggttCCTTATGATGACTACACTGCCttgttgaacgaaaaaaaaaacacatgtcttgtaaatgtttttctttttatgtatgctgtacctgCATGTACACTTGCTTTtcttgtgccccccccccccccccctatgtaataccttccttcgagggcctttaggggtattgtaaataaattgtaaataaatAGAAGATAGCGGCAATCAGCAGTTTGCCACGTTTTTACCGAATATTCCGTTTCGCCCTGCTTTGATAGATATAGTTTTACAACTGGTGTGATCGATTAGTTCTGGTCGAGTCGCTCACATAAACCGCTCACTAAGGCAATAAACAGTGCACACTTCTCCCTTGTCGCAATTTGTTGTTTTAATCATCCTTTGGGAAGTTACCCCCTTTTGCGGTATGTCGGGATATATCAGTGTATCTATATATGTTGTTTATGCTAGTGTCTAACCTCTGTCCATCCAAATTTGGTGACTGGATAGTCCATTGTCAATTGGGTAAAGCATAGGGCTGATGTGCTGAGGGGACTGGGTTCAAAGCCAACCTTTGGACCAAGTTGGGTCACTGGCTATGTAACACTGGGAATGTTGGGCTCTTCAACGAACTTTTATGACGCCTACATGGGTCACTGTATATatgccactggatatgtgccgctcttcaatgaacctctttgtcGCCAACTGGTGTCACTCAATATGTATCACTGGATATACGTGTCGGCTTTCACAATGATCAGTATATAAAACATATCATCAATCATTACGCTGTACCCATCAGATCGTTTGCTAATAGCACTGAAGTCGTCAATCACAGGATGGATACACTGTCAATTTTTTCAACAAAGGTTGAACAGGAAGGCCCCAAGTTTGGCATCTACACGGATGTTGGCCCCAAAACTTGCGACGGATGTCCTGGAAGTTACGGACACTACAAGGCCCACGCTCAGACATTTGCCGCCTGGGGCGTGGACTATGTCAAGGTGAACGGCTGTAACGCGAAACGGAGATGGATGCGTGTACCTGCAGATATATAATAGGATCTATTCATGGAAGGTAAATACACCTTTAAAAGCACAGAATTTGCGATACGGTAATgaaatatatacattttttttttcagctcgacGCGTTAAGCTTATTTGTTGCTTCCATGTTGGAAATCATTCTGCACTATTAAATTTTAATTCATTCCTAGAAAAGGACATTTCTTCTTAGGAATGTGTAACGGCCCTTCTATGACTTTGGTCATCAAGTGCGAAAGTGAGAGGCGTGTTTAGATTCTTGAAAATACGCTAGTGCACTCAGCGGCCTATAACTATTTATGGTGGTGAAACTACGATTTATCTAATCACGACAGCTCTTGGTAGCACCACGCAGTTTTATGGGCTGCCACGCCACCACCGCTGGAgcagtgctgggcagtatcgaagatatatgtatcttagatactatctgATATACTTTTTGGGCATCTTGTATCCGTATCACGATACGcctggcaagacgtgtatcagtatctgtatttccgatacatgaaataatgtatcgtgtatcttaagatacaaggtAATGCTATCACAACATCATCGTGGGAAACTATAGACATTGGCTGAACTACGCTTCGCAAGCTGACACTGCTGCCACTACGCCACCTGAATAAAGCTAAAAGCAGCGACATTCTTTTAtgtctccgccagagccctccagCGAGGGCAGGCGATGAAGTCTGCGCGTCCCTATTGGTGTAGCAGAGTCGCGTAGTAGCGCTCAACAATGGTATTTCTTTAAAACTCCACAGCGGTATTGCGCTATCATGCAGATGCTTCTTATTAACGTTCTTGTAATATGATGGCCAGCCGCTAGCTGGTCGGCAAGCATAGCGCAACGACGACTCTAATCAATTACAAAAGTGACAAGCAAAAACCGCTGACAGAGCCGCGtataaagagctttcatgttaagcagctaaaTCACATCATCCCCAATAAActgtttcggaatgaaaatattgtACTTCAAGCAAGAATGACAGAAATTTTGAGTTACTAACAGACATCTCATTCAAATAAAAGAAGGTTGGTCAGAATGGAGAGAATTCCAAGCCAACAGTTTTGTGCATACGCGTTTTCTGCTACATTACATTGATGCATAATAAGAAATTTGCAAATGTATCGCAGTTtcttaagatacaaatggaaagtatcgtaCCGGATAGAGTCATCGCGGTTGTACCTTGTacctgtatctcaaatacttgttgcccgagtatcttgtatcgtatcatgataTAATTGCAAGGTATCTTTGCACAGCTCTGCGCTGGAGCCCGTGCAGCACCTTCCCGAGAGTTCCTTCTTCATTTGGCAAAGGATATTCGCGCAATCGCTCTGTGAGCTTAAAAGAAAGGTTGGCTAGTAATGATGCATTAGAAAACGAAAACTTAAGCATCGAAACAAACCGCTATGGAAACTGCCAAGCTTACTCGCATGCAATGCATAGTTGCCAAGATTAGCATGAATTAAGCTCGTTGTCAAATTGGTATTTACAAAGCAGCTGGCACATTCTTTCAGTTTCATGCATTATGTGCTGAGAATGAATCTAAGAAATCAGGAACAAAGAGCGAGCTGCACAGTAATCGTAACTTTAACAACGCATTTTCCGCCGTACAACCGGAGATTCTATATTGCGGGAAAGCCAGCTTTACAGCTTTGAAAAGTGTGAGTTGCGACGTGCTGCGTGCTTTCGCACATATGATCACCATACGACTCGAAGGCACTTTGAGATCCAGGCGTACTGTAATGCCGTCTTTGTAAAGTGGGCGCACAAATGGACAACGCGGAACGGTTGTAACACGAGTGCGAAGGGTAACGGGGGAGTTCTATCAAATTGGTAAAATAAGTCTGCTCCTCTCGTCGTATGCGCAGCGCGTCCAGCGATCGGTCTTGCTATTTTTGACTCTGGCTGGAACATCGTGCACTCCTGCCTGCGAATGGCCGTTTTATCAAATGGTGGCCGGAATCAGGGTAAGACACTCCGACTGCAACAGTACGACTGTGTAGAGGGAGCTCGCAATTATGTTTCCTCAGCATTTCAACCCGTACACCACCTCCACAGAGGCGCGTATGAACTTTGTATGGCATAGTGAAAAGTGCCTGCAAACGCGAATATTGCTCTAACATTGCCAGCAGGACAGAAAACTAAAACTAAATAGGCTAATGACATCATACGATTGAGTTAAAacaaaacgataaaaaaatagaaaaataaaactgcCATGAACGAGGCAGCTTCTGCTGTCACTCCGGTATCCTCGATATCCGAGTGGCGGGTGTGCGGAAAGCAGAGCCGGCATTTATTCTGACATAAAATCCCACAATACATGTTAAAGGCGGCTTGAAGTCGGGTCGCAGAAACAGGCATAACTCGCGGATAATGCAcactataataaaaaaaaagaatattagtagcgatttagcggtaaatgcgagagaagtgTGCTAGAATTACGGGGCACTTCTTTAAGGACCCGGATCCGTGATTAAGACCGCTTTCACCGCAGTGCAAagcgttgttcaggagctcactcgacacacggcTTGTGTATCGAGTGTCGGGGGCAAAATAGTGGCAAACACTTTCcgattcacacacacacacacacacacacacacacacacacacacacacacacacacacacacacacacacacacacacacacacacacacacacgcacacgcacacgcacacgcacacgcacacgcacacacgcacacacgcacacacacacacacacatacacacacacacacacacacacacacgcacatatatatatatatatatatatatatatatatatatatatatatatgactcgGAAAGTGTTTGCCACTATTTTTTATTAgtcaaaataaggtacatacggGCAATTACAGATATATGTACTATTTTACATACCTTGCACTGTTTTCCCCACATAGTACCCACATAGGTCTAGACATTTGTCGCATCGCACCACTAAGTTTGGGGTGCCTCTGTGTCATGTTGCTGTCAGTCAGCGACGTAGGCTGCCTCCccaaacgctcattgtcatgcaactctccatggccttttgcgaactcacaataCCATCACCttacagaccggggtattcccccatttagagttgctaaacgccatgtataccactcgttatagggccaactgtccttggtgcggtggcatacctaccctaatacatataacctgggagtgcactaagcaccctcataggccgaATACCAGTAaaacaatggagcagtgggaggcacagctcaccCGCttcgacctggcaggacaaaactccttaattagccaggtcaggcaggcggcagaggccagtggggccctggactgagaggctccgaccacccctccttcaaatcttttccattgcaataaagtttctattcTCGAAGCGAGCAACATGGTCATCTACGTGGCCAAAATTACATTTAGGATAATTCAACGGGGAAGATGTTACATAGAAAGTGTTTCGTGAATGCATTACCGAGCCTCACACGATAAACTGatgcacgacaaaaaaaaaaaaaggctagtaTTTATTTTTCGCGAGATATTAACTTCAAAGCACGAGTCAATCTTAAAGAAAGCAACTTAAGATAGATTATTTCAATCAGGCCATGCCATTTTGCTACCACGAGCTGAAGGTCGCCTTAATATATAGCGCAGTTCGTCTGGATGAAGTATCGATATTAGGATCTCTtgggattttttttcttcagtcggAGCAGCGCTAATGTCCTTGCTCTCCAAAGCATTAAAGCACTTAACGTGCAACATGAGACACACTACACGGCCCACAATAGGCCTCGGTCATAGGTCAATTAAGCTGCAAGGTTTGAGAAAGCGTGTGCATGAACAAGTGCGCTAAACTTGCATTGATCAGTTTTCTATTTCTTACTGTCGAGTTGATTggacggaagagagagagagagagagagtgagagaggaatataggaaggcagggatgttaaccagtgaagagtctggttggctaccgtaCACGGGggcaagggagaaggggaaggTAGAGAAGGGAGAAAGAAGGTGTAGAGACGTGTATGGACatcacttgagttaaagccgctcgcgcaaaccagacgttctgagaaagcacaaaagtgccttgtACTTTAAGGAATATACAATAGGGTAGCTATTAATAGTCCGAGTCTGTACTGGTCCTGTGTTCATCGTATACCATTTATTTGCTCCGTTTTTAGCCAAACTACAAGAACATACCCAGAAATTGCAATTTGTGGTGAAAGGACGAGATAAATTACTCCTGGAACCATATCTTCAGCGCAGTTAATTATGAGGCAGCAATCCAACACATAATGGTCACTGTATCTAGTCCTAGTGCGTAGTCTGACTCTGACATGGAACGTTGTACGCACCACTACTACTGTAAAGATCATGACACAtgagtaagaaaaaaatattaattagAAGTCTAAAGCTCTTAGGCTGTTTAATGTAATGTTATTATTTTCTGGCAATGTTGCTATACATCGAGGTATCATTACGTGCTATCATTATGATACTCCTAAATTTCGTAAATATTTCGAACTAATTATATATCTGTCTACAAAGTGGAAATATTCTCCCTAATATTCCATTGAAATATCAAAACTATATTGTACAAAAATTTGTTGATTTTTGCTTTATATTTGACCAAGTAGCTTTGAGCCAAAGCCTAAGGCAGCCATCGGTAAAAACAGCGCTGAGGATACCTGACTAAAGCTTGGAAGTGTATCTACGTTTTATCGTGATATAAATTTGTTATCGGCAAAGAGTGTGTTGAGTTATATGACCCCTGAGTACAGAAATACACCTTGCTTTCAGTCATATAAACACTTAACGTAATGTAGAAGCTCGCGACATATATATTGCCAACATTTCCGATGTCTTATTAAATGAGTTGGTCAAGAAGATGCATATTTTGTGAGCTACTGAGTTGTGAATAACATTAAAGTGATTGTCATGAAATTCTGTGCGTGTAGCACCAATCTAACGGTATTGAAAATTTTTTACAGGAATTGTGGGAGTGATGCAAGAGTTGCGTTGAATCTAAGCTCCTTTCAAAGCTCTTGTGAAAGACACAATGTAGTTTCGATTTCAGCTTATTACGGCTAACTTCGGCTTGACTAAGAACAACAGAGTCAAGACGTGGCATATTGGGTCATCATGGCTGCACCGCTCATCACGTTTAATGACCTGCGAGACGTACCACAGGAACCTAAACAACTGCTTCTGGACAAGTACGTAACCACTGTCGACCAAGGTGAACTCAGGTAGATTCTAAAGGTTTTACATTTTGGGGTTGATACCCCAAAATATTTTGCGTGCAGCAAAAAGCAAGTTGTCACACAAGATAAATCAGAAAGAAGTCTGAAAGCAAATAATAAACGTCTTCTCACGCCAGCCCAAACACTCCTCACGTGATCGCTCACCGTACCTACAAGAAGTGTCTCTGTGATCTCATTCGAGCTGTTCATACCTTGCGCGCACTATTTAAAACTCGTTTTCTGTCATTCTTTTCAGATGAACAACTTGGATGTGTGGTCTCGTTGGGGGATTTTTCAACTTGCCAACGGAAAGAAATCTCTGACCATGCTGGTCCACAACACAAAGGGGCTGG
Protein-coding sequences here:
- the LOC142577873 gene encoding alpha-galactosidase A-like, with protein sequence MLQDGYLDVGYEYLIIEDCWSNSTSDEDGRLFGDTRRCPAGMNKLAQKVEQEGPKFGIYTDVGPKTCDGCPGSYGHYKAHAQTFAAWGVDYVKMNNLDVWSRWGIFQLANGKKSLTMLVHNTKGLGGPVEASISLLSLSLNSVTGYLVTDFVRNNTIVGKFSPGESVNAIIAPMDISFFKATIL